A single genomic interval of Lathyrus oleraceus cultivar Zhongwan6 chromosome 7, CAAS_Psat_ZW6_1.0, whole genome shotgun sequence harbors:
- the LOC127101763 gene encoding uncharacterized protein LOC127101763 codes for MASTKSIIIALLLVVTMSSMILEARQLLQTTTQPNFPSIPTLPKPTALPPLPSISTLPQASLPPLPTTIPSLPKLTMPPLPTFPTNIPTLNIPPLSAITSLPNIPTSIPTTFPSIPFLTPPPSSTSSP; via the coding sequence ATGGCATCAACCAAATCAATCATCATTGCTTTACTTCTTGTTGTAACAATGTCAAGCATGATACTGGAAGCTCGCCAACTTTTACAAACAACCACACAACCAAATTTTCCCAGCATTCCAACTTTACCAAAGCCAACAGCATTGCCACCTTTGCCTTCAATTTCAACATTACCTCAAGCAAGTCTTCCTCCATTACCTACTACAATTCCATCTCTTCCTAAACTCACTATGCCACCACTTCCTACCTTTCCTACAAATATTCCAACTCTCAACATTCCACCATTGTCGGCAATCACTTCACTTCCCAACATTCCCACCTCAATCCCGACCACTTTCCCCTCCATCCCATTTCTCACCCCaccaccttcttcaacctctaGCCCTTAA
- the LOC127102697 gene encoding aldehyde dehydrogenase family 3 member H1, giving the protein MVFDGEAASSLVKELRVSFSSGKTRSYEWRISQVKALLKMMAEREDEIVDALRSDLAKPPLETVVYEIGMFKNSCELVLRELKQWMTPEKAKTSITTFPSSAEIIPEPLGVVLVISAWNYPFLLSLDPVVGAIAAGNAVVLKPSEIAPASSSLLAKLLGEYLDNSSIRVVEGAVDETTALLQQKWDKIFYTGNGKVGRIVMVAAAKHLTPVVLELGGKSPTVVDSNVNLEVAARRIISGKWGCNNGQACISPDYLITTKEFAPKLVDALKTELENCFGKNPIESNDLSRIVNSNHFARLLKFLDDDKVSGKIVYGGEKDESKLRIAPTILLDVPQDSLIMSEEIFGPLLPIVTVRIKAHKKELILCHLVQISSVFFGYFLQFGSARAVNRRYISDCVPLKIRIQASAGFVSASALGMACGPALAGLLQTNFKIYNVTFNQDTLPGWVMTIAWLIYSIWLWISFVEPSREFEEDRKTDKSQKSNAGTSTDDFYFFYCDLSR; this is encoded by the exons ATGGTGTTTGACGGAGAAGCCGCGTCGTCGCTGGTGAAGGAACTGAGGGTGAGTTTCAGTTCCGGTAAGACGCGAAGTTACGAATGGAGAATATCGCAGGTGAAGGCTCTTTTGAAAATGATGGCTGAACGAGAGGATGAAATCGTTGATGCTCTTCGTTCTGACCTTGCTAAACCGCCACTCGAAACGGTCGTCTACGAG ATTGGTATGTTTAAAAACTCATGTGAACTCGTGCTCAGGGAATTGAAACAATGGATGACACCAGAAAAG GCTAAAACTTCAATCACAACTTTTCCGTCTTCGGCTGAAATCATACCTGAACCACTTGGTGTTGTGTTAGTCATCTCCGCGTGGAACTATCCATTTT TGTTGTCCCTTGATCCAGTTGTCGGAGCTATAGCAGCTGGTAATGCTGTGGTTCTAAAACCATCAGAAATTGCTCCGGCTTCATCTTCACTGCTGGCGAAATTGTTAGGGGAGTACTTGGATAACTCGTCTATAAGAGTTGTGGAAGGAGCGGTGGATGAAACTACTGCCTTGTTGCAACAAAAGTGGGACAAAATTTTCTACACAG GTAATGGAAAAGTGGGACGGATAGTGATGGTTGCTGCTGCAAAACACCTTACACCAGTTGTTCTTGAACTTGGAGGAAAATCTCCAACTGTTGTTGATTCAAATGTCAATTTAGAG GTTGCTGCAAGACGGATCATTTCTGGCAAATGGGGCTGTAACAATGGACAAGCCTGCATTTCTCCTGATTATCTTATAACAACAAAAGAATTTGCTCCGAAATTG GTAGACGCGTTAAAGACTGAATTGGAAAACTGTTTTGGAAAGAACCCAATAGAATCCAACGATTTGTCGCGCATTGTGAACTCTAACCACTTTGCTCGCTTGTTAAAGTTCTTGGACGACGATAAGGTTTCTGGCAAGATTGTTTATGGAGGTGAAAAGGATGAAAGCAAATT GAGGATTGCTCCAACTATTTTATTAGACGTTCCACAAGATTCTCTGATAATGAGTGAGGAAATCTTTGGTCCATTGCTTCCGATAGTCACGGTAAGAATAAAAGCACACAAAAAAGAACTCATTTTATGTCATTTAGTTCAAATTTCATCTGTCTTCTTTGGTTATTTTTTACA ATTTGGTTCTGCCAGAGCCGTAAACCGGCGCTACATCAGTGATTGTGTGCCTTTGAAAATCCGCATACAAGCATCGGCAGGTTTTGTTAGTGCCAGCGCTCTTGGAATGGCCTGTGGTCCTGCATTAGCTGGCTTACTGCAGACGAATTTTAAGATTTACAATGTTACATTTAATCAAGATACTTTGCCAGGGTGGGTTATGACTATTGCTTGGCTTATTTATTCAATATGGCTGTGGATCTCTTTTGTGGAACCTTCTCGTGAATTTGAAGAGGACCGTAAAACAGATAAATCTCAGAAATCTAATGCTGGTACCTCTACTGATGACTTTTACTTTTTCTATTGTGATCTATCAAGATAG
- the LOC127101765 gene encoding SPX domain-containing membrane protein At4g22990-like: MLKYVMEILLAESSVITTYYFKWSTGTVAIFLAGLGLTVLPINIIVGSYVSNWFDDRQILLASEIMVLIGIVSAFHVIIPYSELQYICSGLLMFVSAEVLEGNILLVIFFSIFGNCRN; encoded by the exons ATGCTCAAATATGTGATGGAGATTTTACTAGCAGAATCTAGTGTCATCACAACATACTACTTTAAGTGGTCAACTGGCACAGTTGCCATTTTTCTTGCTGGCCTTGGTTTGACAGTTCTTCCTATAAACATTATTGTTGGAAGCTATGTAAGCAACTGGTTTGACGACAG GCAAATTCTGTTGGCATCAGAAATCATGGTTTTAATTGGCATAGTCTCGGCCTTTCATGTAATCATTCCATACTCTGAGCTGCAGTACATCTGTTCAGGTCTTCTCATGTTTGTTTCTGCTGAAGTACTTGAAGGTAACATTTTACTAGTaattttcttttctatttttgGTAACTGCcgaaattga
- the LOC127101766 gene encoding uncharacterized protein LOC127101766, whose translation MASTKSFITALLLVVTMSSTILEARQLLQTSSQQPNFPTIPSLPTTLPPLPSISSMPQASLPPLPTNIPSLPKLIIPPLPTFPTNIPTLNVPPLPAITSLPNIPTSIPTTFPSIPFLSPPPSSTSSP comes from the coding sequence ATGGCATCAACCAAATCCTTCATTACTGCTTTACTTCTTGTTGTAACAATGTCAAGCACGATCTTAGAAGCTCGCCAACTTTTACAAACATCTTCACAACAACCTAATTTTCCTACCATTCCCTCTTTACCAACAACATTGCCACCTTTGCCTTCAATTTCATCAATGCCTCAAGCAAGTCTTCCTCCATTACCTACTAACATTCCATCTCTTCCTAAACTCATTATCCCACCACTTCCTACCTTTCCTACAAATATTCCAACTCTCAACGTTCCACCATTGCCTGCAATCACTTCACTTCCCAACATCCCCACCTCAATCCCAACCACATTCCCCTCCATCCCATTTCTCTCCCCaccaccttcttcaacctctaGCCCTTAA